A stretch of Megalobrama amblycephala isolate DHTTF-2021 linkage group LG14, ASM1881202v1, whole genome shotgun sequence DNA encodes these proteins:
- the mrps10 gene encoding probable 28S ribosomal protein S10, mitochondrial: MAASIASVRTVRVLSKIINRHFLPAAAVQHQTRLTHTSLSPAVMVTEEPDTLYQRLSVQVKGHDKAVLDSYEFFATLAARELGLTLEKVFEPPKHIDKLTLLKSIHIFKKHRVQYEMRTHYRCIEISRITGSSARVYLEYIQRNLPEGVAMDVTKTAVEKIPEHIQKPLWDDDKLEKSGQ; encoded by the exons ATGGCGGCCTCCATAGCGAGCGTAAGGACCGTTCGCGTCCTGTCAAAGATCATCAATAGACACTTCTTACCG GCTGCTGCAGTACAGCATCAAACACG GTTGACGCACACATCGCTGTCTCCTGCA GTGATGGTCACAGAGGAGCCGGACACGCTCTATCAGAGGCTGTCAGTGCAGGTCAAAGGTCACGATAAGGCCGTTCTGGACAGCTATGAGTTTTTCGCCACTCTGGCAGCTCGAGAGCTCGGCCTCACCCTGGAGAAAGT ATTTGAGCCGCCCAAACACATCGATAAACTGACCCTGCTAAAGTCCATTCACATCTTCAAGAAGCACCGAGTGCAGTATGAGATGAGGACGCATTACAGGTGCATCGAG ATTTCTCGAATAACGGGATCAAGCGCACGGGTTTATCTGGAGTATATTCAGCGTAATCTGCCTGAGGGCGTCGCCATGGATGTCACCAAG ACTGCTGTTGAAAAGATCCCAGAGCACATCCAGAAACCCCTGTGGGACGACGACAAACTGGAGAAGTCCGGACAATGA